In one Candidatus Omnitrophota bacterium genomic region, the following are encoded:
- the rplC gene encoding 50S ribosomal protein L3 has protein sequence MIGLLGKKIGMTNIFDESGRNIPVTLVEAGPCYILQIKTMENDGYNALQIGFGAKREKLVNKPDKARFKKAGVDAVRFVKELRVNDVAPYKLGQKIEVDVFAKGDYVDVVGTSIGKGFQGGVRRWNWKGGPGGHGSMFHRAVGSIQSGARLGRVTKGHHLPGHMGVDRITIQNLEVLDVDKENSLIIIRGSVPGHKNNFLVVKEARKRPKGFVKAKAVQVSSKKSVKATVGKKK, from the coding sequence GTCACTCTCGTCGAAGCAGGACCATGTTATATCCTCCAGATCAAGACAATGGAGAACGACGGCTACAATGCCCTGCAGATAGGCTTCGGCGCGAAGCGAGAGAAACTTGTCAATAAACCCGATAAGGCAAGATTCAAAAAAGCCGGCGTTGACGCGGTCCGTTTCGTAAAGGAATTGAGGGTCAATGATGTCGCGCCTTATAAGCTAGGGCAGAAGATAGAAGTGGATGTATTTGCCAAAGGCGATTACGTTGATGTCGTCGGCACATCGATCGGTAAAGGATTCCAGGGCGGCGTTAGGAGATGGAATTGGAAGGGCGGTCCGGGCGGGCACGGTTCGATGTTCCACCGCGCCGTAGGCTCCATCCAGTCCGGCGCAAGACTTGGCAGAGTGACAAAAGGGCATCATTTGCCCGGGCATATGGGTGTTGACAGGATAACGATACAGAATCTGGAAGTCCTGGATGTTGATAAAGAGAATTCTCTTATAATTATCAGGGGCTCGGTTCCGGGGCATAAGAACAATTTTCTTGTGGTTAAGGAAGCCAGAAAGAGGCCAAAAGGATTCGTAAAGGCCAAAGCCGTACAGGTCTCATCTAAGAAGAGCGTTAAAGCCACGGTCGGCAAGAAAAAATAA
- the rplD gene encoding 50S ribosomal protein L4: MKSKTRAQRTKTRADLKKRVSTAKKAAPGEFKGFSIPIYNVKGKEVGTFDFNKKIFDGEVNKKILYQAILMYNSNKRQGNAATKTRGDVSGGGKKPFRQKGTGRARAGSTRSPLWRHGGTVFGPHPRDFHYSIPKQMKRLAFLSIINSKLNDNKVIGIDSLVLEEAKTKKFKGIMDALKLQGKSLFILDAVDEKIMRASRNLQEADIKNYRDFSTLDVLKCDTVVMTKTALEKLPERFKN, translated from the coding sequence ATGAAATCAAAGACAAGAGCACAGAGGACGAAGACAAGAGCAGATTTAAAAAAGCGGGTATCTACAGCTAAGAAAGCCGCTCCCGGCGAATTTAAAGGCTTCTCCATACCTATTTATAATGTCAAGGGTAAGGAAGTCGGGACGTTTGATTTTAATAAGAAGATATTCGACGGGGAGGTCAACAAGAAGATCCTCTACCAGGCTATCCTCATGTATAACTCGAATAAGCGCCAGGGAAATGCCGCGACTAAAACGAGAGGCGATGTATCGGGCGGTGGGAAGAAACCTTTTAGACAGAAGGGTACGGGAAGGGCTCGCGCAGGTTCTACGCGTTCACCTCTTTGGAGGCACGGCGGCACCGTATTCGGTCCGCACCCGAGAGATTTCCATTACAGCATACCGAAACAGATGAAACGGCTGGCATTCCTGTCGATCATAAATTCGAAGCTTAACGACAATAAGGTTATAGGCATAGACTCTTTAGTCCTGGAGGAAGCTAAGACTAAAAAATTCAAAGGCATAATGGATGCACTGAAGCTCCAAGGAAAGAGCCTGTTCATCCTGGACGCCGTAGACGAAAAGATAATGAGGGCGTCGAGGAATCTCCAGGAGGCCGATATAAAAAATTACAGGGATTTCAGTACGCTTGATGTGCTCAAATGCGACACCGTAGTCATGACTAAAACAGCTTTAGAAAAGCTGCCGGAAAGGTTTAAAAACTAA
- the rplW gene encoding 50S ribosomal protein L23 has product MKAPQDIVKGMIRTEKGAMLMPLNKYLFWVDSDSNKIEIRRAIEEMYKVKVSAVNTITMRGKMKRVRYKMGKTPDWKKAVVTLKEGSKIDVT; this is encoded by the coding sequence ATGAAGGCGCCTCAGGATATAGTAAAAGGGATGATAAGGACCGAAAAGGGTGCTATGCTTATGCCGCTCAATAAGTACCTTTTCTGGGTCGATAGTGACTCCAATAAGATAGAGATCAGGAGAGCGATTGAGGAAATGTATAAAGTCAAGGTCAGCGCCGTAAACACCATAACGATGCGCGGCAAGATGAAACGCGTCCGCTACAAGATGGGCAAGACACCTGATTGGAAGAAAGCTGTAGTCACATTAAAAGAAGGGAGCAAGATTGATGTTACGTAA
- the rplB gene encoding 50S ribosomal protein L2: protein MGIKKFRPMTPGLRHTAISNFDELTKGKPEKNLLVALKKSGGRNNRGRITSRHRGGGHKRMGRIVDFRRDKFDVPAKVLAIEYDPNRSARLALVQYTDGEKRYIIAPVGLSVKDEVISSKTAEVKVGNSMQLSNIPAGIPIYNVELKKGSGGCIARSAGNSCLIMAKEGDYAHVKLPSGEIRLISVECMATIGQVANIEHETISIGKAGRSRWMGKRPYSRGVAKNPHDHPMGGGEGKATGGLPRSPWGQYARGLKTRKTKHSDKFIVKRRK, encoded by the coding sequence ATGGGAATAAAAAAATTCAGACCGATGACACCGGGGTTAAGACATACGGCGATTTCCAATTTCGACGAGCTCACAAAGGGAAAACCGGAGAAGAACCTGCTCGTCGCGTTGAAGAAATCAGGGGGAAGGAATAACCGCGGCAGGATCACCTCGAGGCATCGCGGCGGCGGCCATAAGAGGATGGGGCGCATAGTTGATTTCAGGCGCGATAAGTTCGATGTGCCGGCCAAAGTCCTTGCGATAGAATATGACCCGAATAGGTCAGCGCGCCTCGCGCTTGTCCAGTATACTGACGGCGAGAAACGCTATATCATCGCCCCGGTAGGATTGAGCGTAAAAGACGAAGTAATATCAAGTAAGACCGCCGAAGTAAAAGTCGGCAATTCAATGCAATTGTCCAATATACCGGCGGGTATCCCTATCTATAATGTAGAGCTTAAAAAAGGTTCGGGTGGGTGCATCGCGAGGTCGGCAGGTAATTCATGCCTCATAATGGCCAAGGAAGGCGACTATGCGCATGTCAAACTCCCGAGCGGCGAGATAAGGCTCATTAGCGTCGAGTGCATGGCAACTATCGGGCAGGTGGCAAATATCGAGCACGAGACGATATCGATAGGCAAGGCCGGCAGATCCAGGTGGATGGGCAAAAGGCCGTATTCCAGAGGAGTCGCGAAGAATCCCCACGACCATCCGATGGGCGGCGGCGAGGGTAAGGCAACAGGCGGATTGCCAAGATCCCCGTGGGGCCAGTACGCAAGGGGATTGAAGACGAGAAAGACTAAGCATTCGGATAAATTCATAGTGAAACGGAGAAAATAG
- the rpsS gene encoding 30S ribosomal protein S19 produces the protein MSRSTKKGPFIDEKLLIKVQKVIKSGDKKPIKTWSRRSTITPEFVGITLSVYNGKKFLPVYVTENMVGHKLGEFAPTRVFKKHGAATEISMEKT, from the coding sequence ATGTCGAGATCGACCAAAAAAGGCCCGTTTATTGATGAAAAGCTTTTGATCAAGGTGCAGAAGGTAATTAAGTCCGGCGATAAGAAGCCTATAAAGACATGGTCCCGCAGGTCAACTATAACTCCGGAATTCGTAGGGATCACACTGTCTGTCTACAATGGCAAGAAGTTCCTGCCGGTGTATGTCACGGAGAATATGGTTGGACATAAGTTAGGCGAATTTGCTCCTACCCGGGTATTTAAGAAACATGGAGCGGCCACAGAGATATCGATGGAGAAAACGTAA
- the rplP gene encoding 50S ribosomal protein L16, with protein MGLMPKRVKFRKSQRGRRFGTSWRGATLSFGEFGLKALENAYFSDRQIEAARVAFMRSLKGGGKIWIRVFPDKSITKKPAETRMGKGKGIPDHWVAVIKKGKILFEMDGVPLEIAKESMRVAAHKIPFRTKFITRGIAH; from the coding sequence ATGGGTTTAATGCCAAAGAGAGTAAAATTCAGGAAGAGCCAGAGGGGCAGGCGCTTTGGAACATCATGGAGGGGCGCAACCCTCTCTTTCGGCGAATTCGGTCTGAAGGCCCTAGAAAATGCCTATTTTTCCGACAGGCAGATAGAAGCGGCAAGGGTCGCGTTCATGAGGAGCCTCAAGGGCGGCGGAAAGATATGGATCAGGGTATTCCCGGATAAATCCATAACGAAGAAACCGGCGGAGACCAGGATGGGTAAAGGTAAAGGCATCCCGGACCACTGGGTAGCCGTCATAAAGAAAGGCAAGATACTGTTCGAGATGGACGGCGTGCCGCTTGAGATAGCTAAAGAATCTATGCGTGTAGCGGCGCATAAGATACCTTTCCGGACAAAGTTTATCACGAGAGGGATTGCGCACTAA
- the rpmC gene encoding 50S ribosomal protein L29: protein MIKTNEIRNMTVEEIGHKLEALKKDLYNARTEAEAGRIEKPHRIAEARKDIARCETVLREKINAKQ from the coding sequence ATGATAAAGACCAATGAAATACGGAACATGACCGTAGAAGAAATAGGGCACAAGCTTGAGGCTCTGAAGAAGGACCTTTACAACGCACGGACCGAGGCTGAGGCAGGCAGGATCGAGAAACCTCACAGGATAGCGGAAGCGCGGAAGGATATTGCAAGATGTGAGACGGTGTTAAGGGAGAAAATAAATGCAAAGCAATGA